One Streptomyces sp. NBC_00554 DNA segment encodes these proteins:
- a CDS encoding beta-ketoacyl synthase → MAERTGRDTPVAITGIGLVTPAGIGVAANWERLLSGRSTAQRDPALAGLPVDISCRVPGFDANALLGRSTAWRLDRVSQLALVAAKEAVTDAGLDPQKWDGARVGVVMGNALGGTASYEDAHTAYHQEGADQVSPLVMVNWPVNMISGYLAMHCRALGPNLVVATACASGVTAVGTARQMLQSGVCDIVLAGASEAPLSPTPMAAYHRMGALSRRTDDPAGASRPFDADRGGFVAAEAASVLVLEREQDARARGGTVRALVAGFGASADGHHASAPDPAGAGVERALRSALTDADVAPDAVDHVNAHGTSTKLNDLMESQLINRVLTGRPSVTSTKGVTGHALGAAGAIEVAYTALTIEHGLVPPTANLDKLDPEIDIDVVSGAPREQRITTATSHSFGFGGQNAVLVLQKAGTR, encoded by the coding sequence ATGGCCGAGCGCACCGGACGGGACACGCCCGTCGCGATCACCGGAATCGGCCTCGTCACCCCGGCCGGCATCGGAGTGGCGGCGAACTGGGAGCGGCTCCTGTCGGGCCGCTCCACCGCACAGCGCGACCCGGCGCTCGCCGGGCTGCCCGTGGACATCTCCTGCCGGGTCCCCGGCTTCGACGCCAACGCCCTGCTCGGCCGCTCGACGGCCTGGCGCCTCGACCGGGTCAGCCAACTCGCCCTGGTGGCCGCCAAGGAGGCCGTGACCGATGCGGGCCTCGACCCGCAGAAGTGGGACGGCGCCCGGGTCGGCGTCGTCATGGGCAACGCGCTGGGCGGCACCGCCTCCTACGAGGACGCCCACACCGCGTACCACCAGGAGGGCGCCGACCAGGTCTCGCCGCTCGTGATGGTGAACTGGCCGGTCAACATGATCTCCGGGTATCTCGCCATGCACTGCCGGGCGTTGGGGCCGAACCTGGTGGTCGCCACCGCCTGTGCGTCCGGCGTCACCGCGGTCGGCACCGCACGGCAGATGCTGCAGTCCGGCGTCTGCGACATCGTGCTCGCCGGCGCGTCCGAGGCACCGCTGAGCCCCACACCGATGGCCGCCTACCACCGGATGGGCGCGCTGTCCCGGCGCACCGACGACCCGGCGGGGGCCTCCCGCCCCTTCGACGCGGACCGCGGCGGCTTCGTGGCCGCGGAGGCGGCGTCCGTGCTGGTCCTGGAGCGCGAGCAGGACGCACGGGCACGGGGCGGTACGGTCCGTGCGCTGGTCGCCGGCTTCGGAGCCAGCGCCGACGGGCACCATGCCTCCGCGCCGGACCCGGCGGGCGCGGGCGTGGAGCGCGCCCTGCGCTCGGCACTCACCGACGCGGACGTCGCCCCCGACGCCGTCGACCATGTCAACGCCCATGGCACGTCGACCAAGTTGAACGATCTGATGGAGTCCCAGCTGATCAACCGCGTGCTCACCGGACGGCCCTCGGTGACCTCCACCAAGGGGGTCACGGGACACGCGCTCGGCGCCGCGGGCGCCATCGAGGTGGCGTACACGGCCCTGACCATCGAGCACGGCCTGGTGCCGCCCACCGCCAACCTCGACAAGCTCGACCCCGAGATCGACATCGACGTCGTCAGCGGTGCGCCCCGCGAACAGCGCATCACCACGGCGACCAGCCACTCCTTCGGGTTCGGCGGACAGAACGCCGTTCTGGTCCTCCAGAAAGCAGGCACTCGATGA
- a CDS encoding acyl carrier protein — translation MSTFTPPTFEILSQVLEEKFGVLRDDIKPDTVLEDIELDSLALIEVALTLQKQLGFAIPTEDLNSSGTVSDLYELVNTAAEKA, via the coding sequence ATGAGCACCTTCACGCCCCCCACCTTCGAGATCCTCTCCCAGGTCCTGGAGGAGAAGTTCGGCGTCCTGCGCGACGACATCAAGCCCGACACCGTCCTGGAGGACATCGAGCTGGACTCACTCGCGTTGATCGAGGTCGCGCTGACCCTGCAGAAGCAGCTCGGCTTCGCGATACCCACCGAGGACCTCAACAGCAGCGGAACCGTCTCGGACCTCTACGAGCTGGTGAACACGGCAGCGGAGAAGGCCTGA
- a CDS encoding beta-ketoacyl-ACP synthase III: MRAAVISGIGSWLPPDLVTNDDLAARMDTSDEWIRTRTGIRTRHFVSAGMPTSRLAAEAGARAMESAGTADLDAVVLATTTPDRPCPASAPEVARRLGLTGRPAFDVSAVCTGFLYALTTAAGMIASEAADQVLVIGAEAFSTLIDPQDRSSAVVFGDGAGAVVLRAGEPGEPGALGRIVLGSDGSLADLITVRAGGSEQPHPDADPERSDPADRYFSMRGREVFGHAVTRMSESARAALAPTGWQPGDVDRLVGHQANLRILRAVAEQLDIPADRLVIHLDRVGNTAAASIPLALAHAHATGELTPGARVVLAAFGGGATWGATALTWPSLKSA; the protein is encoded by the coding sequence GTGAGAGCCGCCGTCATCAGCGGCATCGGCTCATGGCTGCCGCCCGACCTGGTCACCAACGACGACCTCGCCGCCCGTATGGACACCTCCGACGAGTGGATCCGCACCCGCACCGGTATCCGTACCCGGCACTTCGTGTCCGCCGGGATGCCGACCTCCCGTCTCGCCGCGGAGGCCGGGGCGCGGGCCATGGAGTCGGCGGGCACGGCGGACCTGGACGCCGTGGTGCTCGCCACCACCACGCCCGACCGCCCCTGCCCGGCCAGCGCCCCCGAGGTGGCCCGCCGCCTCGGCCTCACCGGCCGCCCGGCCTTCGACGTCTCCGCCGTCTGTACGGGATTCCTGTACGCCCTCACCACCGCGGCCGGGATGATCGCCTCCGAGGCCGCCGATCAGGTTCTCGTCATCGGCGCCGAGGCCTTCAGCACCCTCATCGACCCTCAGGACCGTTCTTCCGCGGTCGTGTTCGGCGACGGCGCCGGCGCGGTGGTACTGCGGGCCGGGGAGCCCGGCGAGCCCGGTGCCCTCGGCCGGATCGTGCTCGGCAGCGACGGTTCGCTCGCCGACCTGATCACGGTGCGGGCCGGCGGCTCCGAGCAGCCCCACCCCGACGCCGACCCCGAACGCAGCGACCCCGCCGACCGCTACTTCTCCATGCGGGGCCGGGAGGTCTTCGGGCACGCCGTGACCCGCATGTCCGAGTCGGCGCGCGCCGCGCTCGCCCCCACCGGATGGCAGCCGGGCGATGTCGACCGGCTGGTCGGCCACCAGGCCAACCTCCGTATCCTGCGGGCCGTCGCGGAACAGCTGGACATCCCGGCGGACCGGCTCGTCATCCACCTGGACCGCGTCGGCAACACCGCGGCGGCCTCCATCCCGCTCGCCCTGGCACACGCGCACGCCACCGGAGAACTCACCCCCGGGGCACGCGTCGTCCTCGCCGCTTTCGGAGGCGGCGCCACGTGGGGGGCCACGGCACTGACCTGGCCCTCGCTGAAGTCCGCGTAA
- a CDS encoding HAD family hydrolase: MAATTGPVRALWTDYGGVLTPPTAESMESFCARLGVPSAPLLAAMRQVSRDCGAGEDIMAPLDTPLLTQESWERRVEAALATHSGIRVDLSDYPARWFADRAVNQPWLDTLHRLRRQGVFIGLLSNMPPAWDRHWRLAVPPEGLFDAVVLSYNSGCRKPEEEIFRLAAERAGVRPEECVLVDDLAVNCAGAEQAGWHGVEFTGAEAATARVDALTATGSALVPVDPDREHLRGPRHAPVTVVAPGGDL; this comes from the coding sequence ATGGCGGCCACGACCGGGCCGGTTCGCGCGCTCTGGACCGACTACGGCGGCGTGCTGACCCCGCCGACGGCCGAGTCGATGGAGTCCTTCTGCGCCCGGCTCGGCGTGCCGTCGGCCCCGCTCCTCGCCGCCATGCGGCAGGTGTCCCGCGACTGCGGCGCGGGCGAGGACATCATGGCGCCGCTCGACACCCCGCTGCTCACCCAGGAGTCCTGGGAGCGCCGAGTCGAAGCGGCCCTCGCGACCCACAGCGGCATCCGCGTCGACCTCAGCGACTACCCGGCGCGCTGGTTCGCCGACCGCGCCGTCAACCAGCCCTGGCTCGACACCCTGCACCGGCTGCGCCGACAGGGCGTGTTCATCGGCCTGTTGTCGAACATGCCTCCCGCCTGGGACCGGCACTGGCGCCTCGCCGTACCGCCCGAAGGCCTCTTCGACGCGGTGGTGCTCTCCTACAACTCCGGCTGCCGCAAGCCCGAGGAGGAGATCTTCCGCCTCGCCGCCGAGCGGGCCGGGGTGCGCCCCGAGGAGTGCGTGCTCGTCGACGACCTCGCGGTCAACTGCGCGGGGGCGGAGCAAGCCGGCTGGCACGGTGTCGAGTTCACCGGAGCCGAGGCCGCCACGGCAAGGGTCGACGCACTGACCGCGACGGGCTCCGCCCTCGTACCCGTCGACCCCGACCGCGAGCACCTGCGCGGACCGCGGCACGCGCCGGTGACCGTCGTGGCCCCGGGAGGCGACCTGTGA
- a CDS encoding AfsA-related hotdog domain-containing protein has protein sequence MPLPQSALAPDAATTAPALSYRHTIDRGDVHRWAVSEVFLTDYADLTSDNYLAAAQLPPAHHYFGDHTGPAADAPDSMLLLECCRQAATCIAHRGLGVTRDSAFHVTDWTLELTGTTPPPVHGRPRELDIRAAVTRNKVRSGTVRAARYVLELSHGGETIGRCDISARYSPAEEAEIVRRYHRKSTPPQSSSLPAIPPGTPVPPAEVARRDPANVALTDARRVAGGVAAVVAVPSGHRTHFDHPQDHYTAMILMEAARQAALLAAGTGVRITGYRSAFARFAELDAPVRVSAVRRRCDEVAVRFRQDGVVVSEITVGVSEDF, from the coding sequence ATGCCCCTCCCCCAGAGCGCCCTCGCACCGGACGCGGCCACCACCGCACCGGCCCTCTCCTACCGGCACACGATCGACCGCGGCGACGTCCACCGCTGGGCGGTCAGCGAGGTCTTCCTCACCGACTACGCCGACCTGACCTCCGACAACTACCTGGCGGCCGCCCAACTCCCGCCCGCTCACCACTACTTCGGTGACCACACCGGACCGGCCGCCGACGCCCCCGACAGCATGCTTCTCCTCGAGTGCTGCCGGCAGGCCGCCACCTGCATCGCCCACCGCGGCCTCGGCGTCACCCGGGACAGCGCCTTCCACGTCACCGACTGGACACTCGAACTCACCGGCACCACCCCGCCGCCGGTCCACGGCAGGCCCCGCGAGCTCGACATCCGGGCCGCCGTCACCCGCAACAAGGTCCGCTCGGGAACGGTGCGCGCCGCGCGATACGTCCTGGAGCTGTCGCACGGCGGCGAAACGATCGGGCGCTGCGACATCTCCGCCCGCTACTCCCCGGCAGAGGAGGCGGAGATCGTCCGCCGCTACCACCGCAAGTCGACGCCGCCCCAGTCGAGTTCGCTGCCCGCCATACCCCCGGGCACACCCGTGCCACCCGCCGAGGTGGCCCGCCGCGACCCCGCCAACGTGGCGCTCACCGACGCGCGCCGTGTCGCCGGCGGGGTGGCCGCCGTGGTGGCGGTGCCGTCCGGGCACCGTACGCACTTCGACCACCCGCAGGACCACTACACGGCGATGATCCTCATGGAGGCCGCCCGGCAGGCCGCGCTCCTCGCGGCGGGCACCGGCGTACGGATCACCGGTTACCGCTCGGCGTTCGCCAGGTTCGCCGAACTCGACGCCCCCGTCCGGGTGTCGGCCGTGCGCCGCCGCTGCGACGAGGTGGCCGTCCGCTTCCGGCAGGACGGCGTGGTCGTCAGCGAGATCACCGTCGGCGTCTCGGAGGACTTCTGA
- a CDS encoding FAD-dependent monooxygenase, with the protein MDSEALVVGAGPTGLMMATELIRRGIDTRIVDRAARRNPHAKAIILQPRALEVMARLGLEDRIRDAALPVVAANYYARGRRVARINFRGLKGSRFGTPLSLPQNETEGLLLDALRETGGRVEYGHPLTALAQDADGVDADLSGTVHRTGRLLGCDGAHSAVREQLGVAFTGPTYPQSFVLVDGEWDTPLAHAEAHYFMGPTGVLVVVGLPGGRIRVFGSAPEGAGPENVEETVRAIAAERSPVPLELVSVSGAGHFQVHRKMADRFRDGRVLLAGDAAHVHSPAGGQGLNTSIQDAHEAAWRLADVIRGRLPETALGAWERERTHVAHAVVDDTDRQTRLWTWSGWRERARDLAASAAERSGVLDRVLPSRLAQMDLRYPAEGPSLGQLGPGTRLPDVSLPTGGRTHDLLRDGRHALLALAGPTPFPERDTPACAHLDARTARALGARRPGVVLVRPDGVVAAAAALADPGALRRLEQLLPAAHGDTGPTSTPAPPVANEEKA; encoded by the coding sequence GTGGACAGCGAAGCACTGGTCGTCGGCGCAGGGCCGACCGGCCTGATGATGGCCACCGAGCTGATCCGCCGCGGGATCGACACCAGGATTGTCGATCGCGCGGCCCGAAGGAACCCCCATGCGAAGGCGATTATCCTCCAGCCGCGTGCGCTGGAGGTGATGGCACGCCTCGGCCTGGAGGACCGCATCCGCGACGCGGCGCTTCCTGTCGTCGCCGCCAACTACTACGCCCGCGGCCGCCGCGTCGCCCGCATCAACTTCCGGGGCCTGAAAGGCAGTCGCTTCGGCACCCCCCTCTCCCTCCCGCAGAACGAGACCGAGGGACTGCTGCTCGACGCGCTGCGTGAGACGGGCGGCCGGGTCGAGTACGGGCACCCGCTCACCGCCCTGGCCCAGGACGCCGACGGGGTGGACGCCGACCTGTCGGGCACCGTCCACCGCACGGGCCGGCTGCTGGGCTGCGACGGCGCGCACAGCGCGGTCCGCGAGCAGCTCGGCGTCGCCTTCACCGGGCCCACGTACCCGCAGTCGTTCGTCCTCGTCGACGGCGAGTGGGACACGCCGCTCGCCCACGCCGAGGCGCACTACTTCATGGGTCCCACGGGCGTACTCGTCGTCGTCGGTCTCCCGGGCGGGCGCATCCGTGTCTTCGGCAGCGCCCCCGAGGGCGCGGGACCGGAGAACGTCGAGGAGACCGTCCGCGCCATAGCCGCCGAACGCAGCCCCGTTCCGCTGGAGTTGGTCTCCGTCAGCGGCGCGGGTCATTTCCAGGTCCACCGCAAGATGGCGGACCGGTTCCGTGACGGGCGTGTGCTGCTGGCGGGTGACGCCGCGCATGTGCACAGCCCGGCCGGCGGACAGGGACTGAACACCAGCATCCAGGACGCGCACGAAGCGGCCTGGCGGCTCGCCGACGTGATCCGGGGCAGGCTGCCGGAGACCGCACTCGGGGCCTGGGAACGGGAACGTACGCATGTCGCGCACGCCGTGGTCGACGACACCGACCGCCAGACCCGCCTGTGGACCTGGAGCGGCTGGCGCGAGCGGGCCCGCGACCTCGCGGCGTCGGCCGCCGAGCGCAGCGGTGTCCTCGACCGGGTGCTGCCCTCCCGCCTCGCGCAGATGGACCTGCGCTACCCCGCCGAAGGGCCCTCGCTGGGACAACTCGGCCCCGGAACCCGGCTGCCGGACGTATCCCTCCCGACCGGCGGCCGCACCCACGACCTGCTGCGCGACGGACGGCACGCACTGCTCGCCCTCGCGGGCCCCACCCCCTTCCCCGAGCGGGACACGCCCGCCTGCGCGCACCTGGACGCGCGGACCGCCCGCGCCCTGGGCGCCCGCCGTCCCGGGGTGGTGCTCGTGCGCCCGGACGGAGTCGTCGCCGCGGCCGCCGCCCTCGCCGATCCGGGCGCCCTGCGCCGCCTGGAACAGCTGCTGCCCGCCGCACACGGCGACACCGGGCCCACCAGCACGCCCGCACCACCCGTAGCCAACGAGGAGAAGGCATGA
- a CDS encoding aldo/keto reductase — translation MTTTTPRALDRILLGGRLEVSAIGLGCMGMAEFYGDSDEAESIRTIHGALDRGMDFLDTADMYGAGLSEEIVGRALAGGQRDRATLATKCGLIRTPEGVRVDASPRHIKEAVDASLKRLSIDHIDLYYLHRVDPEVPVEESVGAMAELVEAGKVRYLGLSEAGTAAIRAAHAVHPITAVQTEYSLASRNPERSVLPTVRELGIGFVAYSPFSRGLLSGELSGAELAPDDMRRGLPRFSEDNLGFNQDLVTRIGELAAQLGCSPAQFALAWLVAQGVVPIPGAQRRTHMSENASAGAVTLTPEILSQVDEIAPAGAFAGERFPDHLLALVQED, via the coding sequence ATGACCACCACCACACCGCGCGCCCTGGACCGCATCCTGCTCGGCGGCCGCCTGGAGGTGTCCGCGATCGGCCTCGGCTGCATGGGCATGGCCGAGTTCTACGGAGACAGTGACGAGGCCGAGTCGATCCGCACCATCCACGGCGCCCTGGACCGGGGCATGGACTTCCTCGACACCGCGGACATGTACGGCGCCGGCCTGAGTGAGGAGATCGTCGGCCGCGCGCTGGCCGGCGGACAACGCGACCGGGCCACTCTCGCCACCAAGTGCGGCCTCATCCGCACCCCCGAAGGTGTACGGGTCGACGCGAGTCCCCGGCACATCAAGGAGGCGGTGGACGCCAGTCTCAAGCGCTTGAGCATCGACCACATCGACCTCTACTACCTGCACCGTGTCGACCCCGAGGTGCCGGTCGAGGAATCGGTGGGCGCCATGGCGGAGCTGGTCGAGGCCGGAAAGGTGCGGTACCTGGGCCTCTCCGAGGCCGGTACGGCGGCGATCCGCGCGGCGCACGCCGTCCACCCCATCACCGCGGTGCAGACCGAGTACTCCCTCGCGAGCCGCAACCCGGAGCGCTCCGTGCTGCCCACCGTGCGCGAGCTCGGCATCGGGTTCGTCGCCTACAGCCCCTTCAGCCGCGGACTGCTCTCCGGGGAGCTCTCCGGGGCCGAGCTGGCCCCGGACGACATGCGCCGCGGCCTGCCCCGGTTCTCCGAGGACAACCTCGGCTTCAACCAGGACCTGGTCACCAGGATCGGCGAACTGGCCGCCCAACTTGGTTGCTCGCCCGCGCAGTTCGCCCTTGCCTGGCTCGTCGCGCAGGGTGTCGTACCGATTCCGGGAGCCCAGCGGCGTACGCACATGAGTGAGAACGCGTCCGCGGGAGCCGTCACGCTGACCCCCGAGATCCTGAGCCAGGTCGACGAGATCGCGCCCGCAGGCGCCTTCGCGGGCGAGCGGTTCCCCGACCACCTGCTGGCGTTGGTCCAGGAGGACTGA
- a CDS encoding SDR family NAD(P)-dependent oxidoreductase: protein MSRHEGRAEQNGAGQPPSTPALVTGATSGLGRSLARALADRGWTVLVHGRDEGRCAEVVGELRAAGGTAYPYLADLSSLKEAAELGRRVAAEHPSLGLLVNNAGVGAGRDSRRREVSRDGYELRLAVNYLAPVVLTHALRSPLRAAGSAQVLNIGSIGQSPVDPDDVQFTRRYDGMEAYTRSKFALAAFTFTIAEEYAAEGIRVNCVHPANYMDTTMVTEAGVRPWSSVAEGTAAVLHAIDDGARGASGQYYNESRRAKAHRLAYSADTQRRLASLTDQLIAPAEGASGTGW, encoded by the coding sequence ATGAGCCGACACGAAGGCCGAGCGGAGCAGAACGGCGCGGGACAGCCGCCGAGCACTCCCGCCCTGGTCACCGGGGCAACCTCCGGCCTCGGCCGGAGCCTCGCGCGGGCCCTCGCCGACCGCGGCTGGACCGTCCTGGTGCACGGCAGGGACGAGGGCAGGTGCGCCGAGGTCGTCGGCGAACTGCGTGCGGCGGGCGGCACGGCCTATCCGTATCTCGCGGACCTCTCCTCGCTCAAGGAGGCCGCCGAGCTCGGCAGGAGGGTGGCCGCCGAGCATCCCTCGCTGGGGCTGCTCGTGAACAACGCGGGCGTGGGCGCGGGCCGTGACTCACGACGCCGCGAGGTGAGCCGCGACGGCTACGAACTGCGGCTCGCTGTGAACTACTTGGCGCCGGTGGTCCTCACCCACGCCCTGCGCTCCCCGCTGCGTGCGGCGGGCTCGGCGCAGGTGCTGAACATCGGCTCGATCGGGCAGAGCCCCGTCGACCCGGACGATGTGCAGTTCACCCGGCGCTACGACGGCATGGAGGCGTACACGCGCAGCAAGTTCGCGCTCGCCGCCTTCACGTTCACCATCGCCGAGGAGTACGCGGCCGAGGGCATCCGGGTCAACTGCGTGCACCCCGCGAACTACATGGACACCACGATGGTCACCGAGGCCGGGGTGCGCCCCTGGTCCTCGGTGGCCGAGGGGACCGCGGCCGTGCTGCACGCCATCGACGACGGGGCGCGGGGCGCGAGCGGCCAGTACTACAACGAGAGCCGCAGGGCCAAGGCACACCGCCTCGCCTACAGTGCCGACACCCAGCGGCGGCTCGCCTCGCTCACCGACCAGCTCATCGCTCCGGCGGAGGGGGCGAGCGGCACGGGCTGGTGA
- a CDS encoding cupin domain-containing protein: MPLEPWQELGADLLIDEEHVKCWVETVPPGEQRPAHTHRHPWVTVVLSGAHGESLDENGELIKAVTLETGQVVHNRGESLPMRHYVHNLSDQTLVMVAIELRTPTAPEEGPST, translated from the coding sequence ATGCCGCTTGAACCCTGGCAGGAGCTGGGCGCCGACCTGCTCATCGACGAGGAGCACGTCAAGTGCTGGGTGGAGACCGTGCCGCCCGGCGAGCAGCGGCCCGCCCACACCCACCGGCACCCCTGGGTGACCGTCGTGCTCTCCGGGGCGCACGGTGAATCCCTGGACGAGAACGGCGAGTTGATCAAAGCCGTGACGCTGGAGACCGGCCAGGTGGTGCACAACCGCGGCGAGTCCCTGCCCATGCGGCACTACGTCCACAACCTCTCCGACCAGACCCTCGTCATGGTCGCCATCGAACTCCGTACGCCCACGGCGCCGGAGGAAGGACCGAGTACATGA
- a CDS encoding phosphotriesterase: MSTETPLPHDPVPTVRGPVAAAELGVTLAHEHLFVLSSEFQSNFPHLWDREAGVGEAVRQLEQAYAAGVRTLVDMTVLGQGRDIDLVRAVAERTPVNIVLATGVYSVDGIPLFARFRGPGAAIEAEDPLIELLLRDVTTGIADSGVRAGLVKFACERTPPDGAAHRMAAVVAEVHRQTGVPVVVHCDPFEGNGIALVRLLEKEGVTAGSVVVAHAGDSADLDGLRALADTGCVLGYDRYGMTPFAPDEQRNATLAALVRAGHTAQLLVSQDHPVHIDYLTAEQRERIYPGWSYVHLFERVLPMLLKEPGIDDATVHTLLVDNPRRLLSRIAAPHPGDHPTEARDAA; the protein is encoded by the coding sequence GTGAGTACGGAAACTCCACTCCCGCACGACCCGGTTCCGACGGTCCGCGGCCCGGTCGCCGCGGCCGAGTTGGGCGTCACCCTCGCGCACGAGCATCTCTTCGTGCTGAGCTCCGAATTCCAGTCGAACTTCCCCCACTTGTGGGACCGCGAGGCCGGAGTGGGCGAGGCCGTACGGCAGTTGGAGCAGGCCTACGCGGCAGGTGTGCGGACGCTGGTGGACATGACGGTGCTCGGCCAGGGTCGCGACATCGACCTGGTGCGCGCGGTCGCCGAGCGCACCCCGGTGAACATCGTGCTCGCGACCGGCGTCTACAGCGTCGACGGCATCCCGCTCTTCGCCCGCTTCCGGGGGCCCGGCGCCGCCATCGAGGCCGAAGACCCGCTGATCGAGCTGCTGTTGCGCGATGTCACCACCGGAATCGCGGACAGCGGAGTCCGGGCGGGTCTGGTGAAGTTCGCCTGCGAGCGCACCCCGCCGGACGGGGCCGCGCACCGGATGGCCGCCGTCGTCGCCGAGGTGCACCGGCAGACCGGTGTCCCCGTCGTCGTGCACTGCGACCCCTTCGAGGGCAACGGCATCGCGCTGGTGCGGCTCCTGGAGAAGGAGGGGGTGACCGCGGGCTCCGTGGTCGTGGCGCACGCCGGGGACTCCGCCGACCTCGACGGGCTGCGCGCCCTCGCCGACACCGGCTGCGTGCTGGGCTACGACCGGTACGGCATGACGCCCTTCGCCCCCGACGAGCAGCGCAACGCCACCCTCGCCGCGCTCGTACGGGCGGGCCACACCGCCCAGTTGCTCGTCTCGCAGGACCACCCCGTGCACATCGACTATCTGACGGCCGAGCAGCGGGAGCGGATCTATCCGGGCTGGAGTTATGTGCATCTCTTCGAGCGAGTCCTGCCGATGCTCCTGAAGGAGCCGGGCATCGACGACGCGACCGTGCACACCCTCCTCGTCGACAATCCGCGGCGGCTGCTCTCCCGGATCGCCGCGCCCCACCCCGGGGACCACCCCACGGAGGCCCGCGATGCCGCTTGA
- a CDS encoding SDR family oxidoreductase, with product MSASPVSSASASSLSDARVVVIGGSSGIGKAVARQAAAAGAQVVVGSRSKDKLEQTAKEIDGITTGVVDVTDEESVRAFFAGIDSLDHLVVCPGDMAVGSVYDVSLDAVRAALDTKIVGQLLSVRHAGKKISGQGSIVLIAGAAGFKSYADMSATAAANAGIGGMGRSLAVELAPVRVNVVVGGLIDTPLWSFLPDDARAGLFEQTAQATPVGRIGQPDDVAASVLHLLQNTFVTGAVLHVDGGGTL from the coding sequence TTGTCCGCTTCCCCCGTTTCTTCCGCATCAGCCTCCTCGCTCTCCGACGCCCGCGTCGTGGTGATCGGCGGCTCGTCCGGCATCGGCAAGGCGGTGGCCCGCCAGGCCGCCGCCGCCGGGGCGCAGGTCGTCGTCGGCTCCCGCTCCAAGGACAAGCTGGAGCAGACCGCCAAGGAGATCGACGGCATCACCACCGGTGTCGTGGACGTCACCGACGAGGAGAGCGTGCGCGCCTTCTTCGCGGGCATCGACTCCCTCGACCACCTCGTCGTCTGCCCCGGCGACATGGCCGTCGGCTCCGTCTACGACGTGTCCCTCGACGCCGTGCGCGCCGCCCTCGACACCAAGATCGTCGGGCAGCTCCTGAGCGTCCGGCACGCCGGCAAGAAGATCTCCGGCCAGGGCTCGATCGTCCTGATCGCCGGTGCGGCCGGCTTCAAGTCGTACGCCGACATGAGCGCGACCGCCGCGGCCAACGCGGGCATCGGAGGCATGGGCCGCTCCCTCGCCGTCGAGCTCGCCCCGGTGCGCGTCAACGTCGTCGTCGGCGGCCTGATCGACACCCCGCTGTGGTCCTTCCTGCCCGACGACGCCCGCGCCGGTCTCTTCGAGCAGACCGCGCAGGCTACGCCGGTGGGCCGCATCGGGCAGCCCGACGACGTCGCGGCTTCGGTGCTGCACCTCCTGCAGAACACCTTCGTGACCGGTGCGGTGCTGCACGTCGATGGCGGCGGCACGCTGTGA